One segment of Amycolatopsis alba DSM 44262 DNA contains the following:
- a CDS encoding N-acetylmuramic acid 6-phosphate etherase, protein MMTVPRQVVHVDSPTEQRNPRTTDIDLMSTMGILGAINAEDRRVPEAVAAVLPQVARAVDFAVEALRSGHRVHYFGAGTSGRLATLDAAELVPTFNVPSDWFIAHHAGGARALRQAVEDAEDNAKAGAAEVAESVAPGDFVLGLTASGRTPYVLGALAAASRLGARTALVSGNPAAVTPPGVDVLIAVDTGPEAIAGSTRMKAGTAQKIILTAFSTATMIKLGRTYSNLMVSMRATNAKLRGRTIRILREATGMSMADCSDALTEADGDLKVALVHLLSGEDVANAAKALTANDGHVRKALDSLRVRAS, encoded by the coding sequence ATGATGACCGTCCCACGCCAGGTGGTGCACGTCGATTCGCCAACCGAACAGCGCAATCCACGGACGACCGACATCGACCTGATGTCGACCATGGGCATCCTCGGCGCGATCAACGCCGAGGACCGCCGGGTCCCCGAAGCCGTCGCCGCGGTCCTGCCGCAGGTGGCGCGGGCGGTCGACTTCGCCGTGGAAGCGCTGCGGTCGGGACACCGCGTGCACTACTTCGGGGCCGGTACCTCCGGCAGGCTGGCGACGTTGGACGCGGCGGAGCTCGTGCCGACGTTCAACGTGCCCTCCGACTGGTTCATCGCGCATCACGCGGGCGGCGCGCGCGCTCTGCGCCAAGCCGTCGAAGACGCCGAGGACAACGCGAAGGCAGGCGCCGCCGAGGTGGCCGAGTCCGTCGCGCCCGGCGACTTCGTGCTCGGGCTGACGGCTTCCGGCCGGACGCCCTACGTGCTCGGCGCGCTGGCGGCGGCCAGCCGTCTCGGTGCCAGGACCGCTTTGGTCTCGGGCAATCCGGCCGCGGTGACGCCGCCGGGTGTCGATGTCCTCATCGCGGTGGACACCGGCCCCGAGGCGATCGCCGGTTCGACGCGGATGAAGGCGGGCACGGCGCAGAAGATCATCCTCACCGCGTTTTCCACGGCGACGATGATCAAGCTCGGCCGCACGTACTCGAACCTGATGGTCAGCATGCGCGCGACCAACGCGAAGCTGCGCGGGCGGACCATCCGGATCCTGCGTGAGGCCACGGGGATGAGCATGGCGGACTGCTCCGACGCGCTCACCGAGGCCGACGGCGACCTCAAGGTGGCGCTGGTCCATCTGCTGTCCGGCGAGGACGTCGCGAATGCGGCGAAGGCGCTGACGGCCAACGACGGCCACGTACGGAAGGCTCTCGACTCCCTGCGGGTGCGCGCGAGCTGA
- a CDS encoding HoxN/HupN/NixA family nickel/cobalt transporter has protein sequence MNIGGRPRSSRRLALTRRERVSVAGMAGFILFLNVVGWGVLTLFVAPRQYELGATGVFGVGLGVTAFVLGMRHAFDADHIAAIDNTTRKLMADGQRPLSVGFWFSLGHSTIVFVLCLLLSLGVRALAGAVEDDTSALHEATGLIGTSVSAVFLYLIGIMNLVVLVGIVKVFRRMRRGEFDEAALERQLDNRGFMNRLLRGATKAVRKPWHIYPIGVLFGLGFDTATEISLLVLAGGAAAFSLPWYAILVLPILFAAGMTLFDTADGCFMNYAYGWAFAKPVRKIYYNLTVTALSVAVALLIGTIEVISIVTERFGITSGPLAAIGSLSLDYVGYAVVALFVLTWLFALLVWRFGRIEERWSARFPAK, from the coding sequence ATGAACATCGGCGGACGACCCCGTTCATCCCGACGCCTCGCGCTCACGCGACGCGAACGGGTGTCCGTCGCCGGGATGGCCGGATTCATCCTGTTCCTCAATGTCGTGGGCTGGGGGGTCCTGACGCTTTTCGTGGCGCCGCGCCAGTACGAGCTCGGCGCCACGGGTGTGTTCGGGGTCGGCCTGGGCGTCACGGCCTTCGTGCTCGGGATGCGGCACGCGTTCGACGCGGACCACATCGCCGCGATCGACAACACCACCCGCAAGCTGATGGCCGACGGGCAACGGCCGCTTTCGGTCGGGTTCTGGTTCTCCCTCGGGCATTCGACGATCGTCTTCGTGTTGTGCCTGCTGCTGTCGCTCGGCGTGCGGGCGCTCGCCGGCGCCGTCGAGGACGACACGTCGGCGTTGCACGAAGCGACCGGGCTGATCGGGACGTCCGTTTCGGCGGTGTTCCTGTACCTCATCGGGATCATGAATCTCGTGGTGCTGGTGGGCATCGTGAAGGTGTTCCGGCGGATGCGGCGGGGTGAGTTCGACGAAGCGGCGCTGGAGCGGCAGCTCGACAATCGCGGCTTCATGAACCGCCTGCTCCGCGGCGCCACCAAGGCGGTGCGCAAGCCTTGGCACATCTACCCGATCGGCGTGCTGTTCGGCCTCGGCTTCGACACCGCGACCGAGATCAGCCTGCTGGTGCTCGCCGGCGGCGCGGCCGCGTTCTCCCTGCCCTGGTACGCGATCCTGGTGCTGCCGATCCTGTTCGCCGCCGGGATGACGCTGTTCGACACCGCCGACGGCTGCTTCATGAACTACGCGTACGGCTGGGCCTTCGCGAAGCCGGTACGGAAGATCTACTACAACTTGACGGTGACGGCGCTTTCCGTCGCGGTCGCGCTGCTCATCGGGACGATCGAGGTGATCTCGATCGTCACCGAACGGTTCGGCATCACGAGCGGTCCGCTCGCCGCGATCGGGTCGCTTAGCCTGGACTACGTCGGCTACGCGGTCGTAGCGCTCTTCGTGCTTACGTGGCTCTTCGCGCTCCTCGTATGGCGCTTCGGGCGTATCGAGGAGCGTTGGTCGGCCCGATTCCCCGCGAAATAG
- a CDS encoding MFS transporter: MTIRRSSNDRLALGALLVLAVGTFTVGTDGFVLNGLLPTIAADLRVSEAVAGQLTTVFAVTYAISSPLIAAFTGRLDRRWVLGAGMVLFTIGMAGQAIGESFAVVAVARVLAALGAAAFQSNAYVLAGALASDERRGRALATVSLGMSVSMVLGVPIGVLAGTWFGWRAVMWGIGAVAVVVALLVPLLPGLRVPTVSLRDRLAVVVRPPIARVLGVSVLGTAAGFAAFVYLPVLVAPVAAGAMISWLLVGFGIGQIAGNSFAGRATDSLGPARVRSLSLIGTVVTLALLDVAVLSLPGAVVLALASGVFGGMLMVPQQHRLFSLAPDAPTVALGLNGSAIYGGGALGAALGGVVLSSAGVWWVGPVAAFVALLGFALSVLSRTRVPQPA; this comes from the coding sequence ATGACGATTCGACGATCATCTAATGATCGGCTCGCCTTGGGGGCTCTGCTGGTACTCGCCGTCGGGACGTTCACCGTCGGCACCGACGGGTTCGTCCTGAACGGGCTGCTGCCCACCATCGCCGCCGACCTGCGCGTTTCCGAAGCCGTCGCGGGCCAGCTGACCACGGTCTTCGCGGTGACCTACGCGATCTCTTCGCCGCTCATCGCGGCTTTCACCGGACGGCTCGACCGGCGCTGGGTGCTCGGCGCGGGGATGGTGCTGTTCACGATCGGCATGGCCGGTCAGGCGATCGGCGAGTCCTTCGCCGTGGTCGCCGTCGCTCGCGTGCTGGCCGCCCTGGGCGCCGCCGCGTTCCAGTCCAACGCCTACGTGCTCGCCGGCGCGCTGGCGTCCGACGAACGGCGCGGCCGTGCGTTGGCCACGGTTTCGTTGGGGATGAGCGTGTCGATGGTGCTCGGCGTGCCGATCGGGGTGCTGGCGGGCACCTGGTTCGGCTGGCGCGCGGTGATGTGGGGGATCGGCGCGGTCGCGGTTGTCGTGGCGCTGCTCGTGCCACTGCTGCCGGGCCTTCGGGTTCCGACGGTGTCCTTGCGCGACAGGCTCGCCGTCGTCGTGCGGCCGCCGATCGCGCGCGTGCTCGGCGTCAGCGTTCTCGGCACCGCCGCGGGCTTCGCGGCCTTCGTGTACTTGCCGGTGCTCGTGGCTCCGGTGGCGGCGGGCGCGATGATCTCGTGGCTGCTCGTCGGGTTCGGGATCGGGCAGATCGCGGGTAACTCCTTCGCGGGCCGGGCGACCGACTCGCTCGGCCCCGCGCGTGTCCGGTCCCTCTCGCTCATCGGCACGGTCGTGACGCTGGCGCTGCTGGACGTCGCCGTGCTGAGCCTGCCCGGCGCGGTGGTTCTCGCGCTGGCTTCGGGGGTGTTCGGCGGGATGCTGATGGTGCCGCAGCAGCACCGGCTGTTCTCGCTGGCGCCTGACGCGCCGACGGTCGCGCTGGGACTCAACGGATCCGCGATCTACGGCGGTGGTGCCCTCGGTGCCGCGCTGGGTGGCGTCGTCCTGTCGTCGGCGGGGGTCTGGTGGGTTGGCCCTGTTGCCGCCTTCGTCGCTCTGCTGGGCTTCGCGCTTTCGGTCCTTTCGCGGACGCGAGTGCCCCAGCCCGCCTGA
- a CDS encoding serine hydrolase codes for MHARKILIAAVSVLVAATTLSTAGAQAIPGTGQQEDRAAGRFDRPREGFAPASTVLRDGAPSDVGLDPEPIKAAERFVESWTKPDATGHPHFSGAVGLLAHDGVVVERQAVGGAVRYADANGTELPPEQQVPMRANTIFDMASISKLFTSIAVMQLAETGKLDISAPVVRYLPEFGVNGKEAVTVQQLLTHVSGFAATPLPSLWEGYPDIPSRRKAVLDSPLKNPPGSTYLYSDINLLTLGFLVEKLAGAPLDKVVQDRIAGPLGLVDTGYNPPVSKLARVAATEYAVKPPRGLVRGEVHDENAWSLGGVAGHAGVFSTATDMAVLAQTILNGGAYRGHRILRQETVRAMLTNYNQKFPDNAHGLGFELDQPWYMGALSAPSTAGHTGFTGTSLVIDPLSRSFAILLTNRVHPTRNWGSINLARETWASSLAKAMAVRPVHGRDAWFSGVGDVSTATLTTPPLQSRGGPLKVSFDTFVDTEGPSDSLFLEISTDAGATWKTITLRASGPGAPVGDLTGLGGHGHRAWWRAAAEVSQSSQITLRWRYTTDARYTGRGISLDGVKVTERGRILLDSEHNPPTFAATGWKLSAR; via the coding sequence TTGCATGCTAGGAAGATCCTGATCGCGGCTGTTTCCGTCCTGGTCGCGGCGACCACGCTGTCGACGGCGGGAGCACAGGCGATTCCGGGTACCGGACAACAGGAAGACCGCGCGGCGGGCCGGTTCGACAGGCCGCGCGAAGGTTTCGCGCCCGCCTCCACCGTCCTGCGTGACGGCGCGCCCTCCGACGTCGGCCTCGACCCTGAGCCGATCAAAGCGGCCGAACGGTTCGTCGAGAGCTGGACGAAGCCGGACGCCACCGGGCATCCGCACTTCTCCGGGGCGGTCGGCCTGCTCGCGCACGACGGTGTGGTCGTCGAGCGTCAGGCCGTCGGCGGCGCCGTCCGCTACGCCGACGCGAACGGTACGGAACTGCCGCCGGAGCAGCAGGTGCCGATGCGCGCGAACACCATCTTCGACATGGCCTCGATCTCGAAGCTGTTCACCTCCATCGCGGTGATGCAGCTGGCGGAGACGGGCAAGCTGGACATCTCGGCGCCGGTGGTGCGATACCTGCCGGAGTTCGGGGTGAACGGCAAGGAAGCCGTCACCGTCCAGCAGCTGCTCACCCACGTCTCGGGTTTCGCCGCGACACCGCTCCCGTCGCTGTGGGAGGGCTACCCGGACATCCCGTCGCGCCGGAAGGCCGTCCTCGACAGCCCGCTGAAGAACCCGCCGGGCAGTACGTACCTCTACTCCGACATCAACCTGCTGACGCTCGGCTTCCTGGTCGAGAAGCTGGCCGGAGCACCGCTGGACAAGGTCGTCCAGGATCGCATCGCCGGTCCGCTCGGCCTGGTCGACACCGGGTACAACCCGCCGGTCTCGAAGCTCGCCAGGGTCGCGGCGACCGAGTACGCCGTGAAGCCACCGCGAGGGCTCGTACGCGGCGAAGTCCACGACGAGAACGCTTGGTCACTGGGCGGCGTCGCCGGGCACGCGGGCGTGTTCTCCACCGCCACCGACATGGCCGTGCTGGCGCAGACGATCCTCAACGGCGGCGCGTACCGCGGTCACCGGATCCTGCGCCAGGAGACCGTGCGGGCGATGCTCACGAACTACAACCAGAAGTTCCCCGACAACGCCCACGGGCTCGGTTTCGAGCTCGACCAGCCCTGGTACATGGGCGCGTTGTCGGCGCCCTCGACGGCCGGGCACACCGGGTTCACCGGGACCTCGCTGGTGATCGACCCGCTGTCGAGGTCGTTCGCGATCCTGCTCACCAACCGCGTGCACCCGACGCGGAACTGGGGCTCGATCAACCTCGCCAGGGAGACGTGGGCGAGCTCGCTCGCGAAGGCGATGGCCGTCCGTCCGGTGCACGGCCGCGACGCGTGGTTCAGCGGTGTCGGGGACGTCTCCACGGCCACGCTCACGACGCCGCCGTTACAGAGCCGTGGTGGTCCGCTGAAGGTCTCCTTCGACACCTTCGTGGACACCGAAGGCCCCTCTGATTCGCTCTTCCTGGAAATAAGTACCGACGCCGGCGCCACCTGGAAAACGATTACTCTGCGTGCAAGCGGACCAGGCGCACCTGTTGGGGACCTGACCGGCCTCGGCGGTCACGGCCACCGGGCTTGGTGGCGGGCCGCCGCCGAGGTATCGCAAAGCTCACAAATCACCCTCCGGTGGCGTTACACGACCGACGCCCGTTACACGGGGCGCGGAATTTCCTTGGACGGTGTGAAAGTCACTGAACGGGGCCGCATACTGCTGGACAGTGAGCATAATCCCCCTACTTTCGCAGCTACCGGGTGGAAGTTGAGCGCTAGGTAG
- a CDS encoding ArsR/SmtB family transcription factor, with protein MSSTLPQPATEDIEIVPVLQALADPVRLELIRALRSNPSPRSCAITEYDVEISAPTLSHHWKVLREAGLTTTFVEGRTRWVELRIEDIHKRFPGLLDAVLA; from the coding sequence GTGAGCAGCACGCTGCCGCAACCGGCGACCGAGGACATCGAGATCGTGCCGGTCCTCCAGGCGCTCGCGGACCCCGTACGCCTGGAGCTGATCCGCGCCCTGCGAAGCAACCCTTCGCCGCGAAGCTGCGCCATCACCGAGTACGACGTCGAGATCAGCGCGCCGACGCTCTCCCACCACTGGAAGGTCCTTCGCGAGGCCGGCCTCACGACGACGTTCGTCGAGGGCCGGACCCGCTGGGTCGAACTACGGATCGAGGACATCCACAAGCGGTTCCCCGGCCTACTGGACGCCGTCCTCGCCTAG
- a CDS encoding tannase/feruloyl esterase family alpha/beta hydrolase — MRLILVLAMMLALATPAQAASGCGNVRVPGASKQELSCLDDLTTTGTLVTGHTVQADWAGLTSAGLPAPKGVPGIQIDGYFPDTSTANTAHGWNHDAQFVLRLPDRWNGGLVVTGSPGVRRQYANDRAIGDQVLAAGYAFAATDKGNTGADFHTDGRRPGDALAEWNSRVTQLTIAAKAAVAHRYGRLPSRTLAAGMSNGGYLVRWQLENRPWLYDGGIDWEGTLWRADGPNLFTFLPPAIKAYPAYVAGSPQAHQRILDAGFAPGSEFLWQYHNDVYWGLTQRIYQAEFDPAFTGTDYDYATRPPSARRAVERISLTGRIGKPLITLHGTLDTLLPITRDSDVYQRMIAEQGRAGLQRYYRIVDGNHVDGLYDAFPDKLRPIGPCFRTAFTALEGWIDGVRPPVSATIPRGDGDLATSCALN; from the coding sequence ATGCGGCTCATTCTGGTCCTCGCGATGATGCTGGCCCTGGCCACGCCCGCCCAGGCGGCGAGCGGTTGCGGGAACGTGCGCGTTCCCGGCGCCTCGAAACAAGAACTGTCCTGTTTGGACGATCTGACGACCACCGGCACGCTCGTCACCGGCCACACCGTCCAGGCCGACTGGGCCGGGCTGACCTCGGCAGGCCTCCCCGCCCCCAAGGGTGTCCCCGGTATCCAGATCGACGGCTACTTCCCGGACACCTCGACCGCCAACACCGCGCACGGCTGGAACCACGACGCGCAGTTCGTGCTGCGGCTGCCTGATCGCTGGAACGGCGGGCTCGTGGTCACGGGTTCCCCCGGCGTGCGGCGCCAGTACGCGAACGACCGCGCGATCGGCGACCAGGTCCTCGCCGCCGGTTACGCGTTCGCCGCCACCGACAAGGGCAACACCGGCGCGGACTTCCACACCGACGGACGACGGCCCGGCGACGCGCTCGCCGAGTGGAATTCGCGGGTCACGCAGCTGACCATCGCCGCGAAGGCCGCCGTGGCGCACCGCTACGGACGTCTGCCGAGCCGCACGCTCGCGGCCGGGATGTCGAACGGCGGCTACCTCGTCCGCTGGCAGCTGGAGAACCGGCCGTGGCTCTACGACGGCGGCATCGACTGGGAGGGCACGCTTTGGCGTGCGGACGGCCCGAACCTGTTCACCTTCCTGCCGCCCGCGATCAAGGCCTACCCCGCGTACGTCGCCGGTTCACCGCAAGCGCACCAGCGGATTCTCGACGCCGGTTTCGCGCCGGGCTCGGAATTCCTCTGGCAGTACCACAACGACGTCTACTGGGGACTGACCCAGCGCATCTACCAGGCCGAATTCGATCCAGCGTTCACCGGGACCGACTACGACTACGCCACTCGCCCGCCGTCGGCGCGCCGCGCGGTCGAACGGATCTCGCTGACCGGCCGGATCGGCAAACCGCTGATCACCCTGCACGGCACCCTCGACACCCTCCTGCCGATCACCCGCGATTCCGACGTCTACCAGCGGATGATCGCCGAGCAGGGCCGCGCCGGGCTGCAGCGCTACTACCGGATCGTCGACGGCAACCACGTCGACGGCCTGTACGACGCTTTCCCGGACAAACTGCGGCCCATCGGCCCGTGTTTCCGGACGGCCTTCACCGCTCTCGAAGGCTGGATCGACGGCGTTCGCCCGCCGGTCTCCGCGACCATCCCCCGCGGAGACGGTGATCTCGCGACCAGTTGCGCACTAAACTGA
- a CDS encoding MurR/RpiR family transcriptional regulator, giving the protein MPTVSNFPTVGDTESVIAAAPSEAVPAQPTRDADASPLVRIRSLLPGLARAEQRVAKVVLDDPAQVARRSITEVALAANTSETTVTRFCKAVGVGGYPQLRIALAADTARSEARSSRNLGGEIGPEDDLAAVIGKVSFADARAVEETADQLDVPSLQRVIDIVAGAGRVDVYGVGASAFVAADLQQKLHRIGRVSFAWSDTHIMLTSAAVLSPGDVAIGISHTGATTDTVEALRVAREHGAITVAVTNFPRSPITEVADHVLTTAARETTFRSGATASRIAQLTVIDCLFIGVAQRHMDASVNALDATRDAVGSHRLGVRPDGRRRPRETGK; this is encoded by the coding sequence ATGCCAACGGTTAGTAACTTTCCCACGGTGGGCGATACCGAATCCGTAATCGCGGCCGCACCGTCCGAGGCCGTGCCGGCGCAGCCGACACGGGACGCTGACGCGAGCCCGCTGGTCCGGATTCGCTCCCTCCTGCCTGGGCTCGCACGGGCCGAGCAGCGCGTCGCGAAGGTCGTCCTCGACGACCCCGCGCAGGTCGCGCGGCGCAGCATCACCGAGGTCGCGCTCGCGGCCAACACCAGCGAAACCACCGTCACGCGGTTCTGCAAGGCGGTCGGCGTCGGTGGATATCCGCAGCTCAGGATCGCCCTGGCGGCCGACACCGCCCGGTCCGAGGCGCGGTCGAGCCGCAACCTCGGTGGCGAGATCGGGCCGGAGGACGACCTGGCCGCGGTCATCGGCAAGGTCAGCTTCGCGGACGCACGTGCCGTGGAGGAGACCGCTGACCAGCTTGACGTCCCGTCGCTACAGCGCGTGATCGACATCGTGGCGGGCGCGGGCCGCGTGGACGTCTACGGCGTCGGCGCGAGCGCGTTCGTGGCCGCGGATCTGCAGCAGAAGCTGCACCGCATCGGGCGGGTCAGCTTCGCCTGGTCGGACACGCACATCATGCTCACCTCGGCCGCCGTGCTGAGCCCCGGAGACGTCGCGATCGGCATCTCGCACACGGGCGCGACCACGGACACCGTCGAGGCGCTGCGTGTGGCCCGTGAACACGGCGCGATCACCGTCGCCGTGACGAACTTCCCGCGTTCGCCGATCACCGAGGTCGCCGACCACGTGCTGACCACGGCCGCGCGGGAGACGACGTTCCGTTCCGGTGCGACCGCCAGTCGCATCGCGCAGCTGACCGTCATCGACTGCCTGTTCATCGGTGTCGCGCAGCGGCACATGGACGCGTCGGTCAACGCACTCGACGCGACCAGGGACGCGGTTGGCTCGCACCGGCTGGGCGTACGGCCCGACGGCAGGCGGCGGCCGCGGGAAACCGGCAAATGA
- a CDS encoding nitroreductase family protein gives MEFQDVVRRRRMVRKFTDEPVDEASLQRILRNALKGPSAGFSQGQGFLVLTGEELAKFWEFGASWAPETVTTAPVAIVPLSVKNAYLDRYAKPDKGFAEGDDSWWRVPYWDVDTGMATLLILQTAVDEDLGAVFFGLAPESVERLHSEFGVPEDHDPIGVVALGHGAETGPSPGSSATKIARRGFEDVIRFGRW, from the coding sequence ATGGAATTCCAGGACGTCGTACGACGCCGTCGCATGGTCCGGAAGTTCACCGACGAGCCCGTCGACGAGGCGAGCCTTCAGCGCATCCTGCGCAACGCGCTGAAGGGTCCCTCGGCCGGTTTCTCACAAGGACAAGGATTTCTCGTCCTCACCGGCGAAGAACTCGCGAAGTTCTGGGAGTTCGGAGCGAGCTGGGCGCCGGAAACCGTGACCACCGCACCGGTCGCGATCGTGCCGCTCTCGGTCAAGAACGCCTATCTCGACCGCTACGCCAAGCCGGACAAGGGTTTCGCCGAAGGTGACGACTCGTGGTGGCGCGTTCCGTACTGGGACGTCGACACCGGGATGGCGACGCTGCTGATCCTCCAGACGGCCGTCGACGAGGATCTCGGCGCGGTGTTCTTCGGGCTCGCGCCGGAAAGCGTGGAGCGCCTCCACAGCGAGTTCGGCGTGCCGGAGGATCACGACCCGATCGGCGTCGTGGCGCTCGGGCACGGCGCCGAAACCGGCCCCTCCCCCGGATCTTCGGCGACGAAGATCGCTCGACGCGGCTTCGAGGACGTCATCCGTTTCGGTCGCTGGTGA
- a CDS encoding extracellular catalytic domain type 1 short-chain-length polyhydroxyalkanoate depolymerase produces the protein MRKLLIGAVVSTLALLFATPAQAATIRPVTGFGSNPGALQMFEYVPDGLPSGRPAVVVLHGCTQDAAVYARGSGWVGLADKLRFKLVLPQQVSANNFNKCFNWFQAGDIKRGSGEAESIAQMARFSAGSRTYVTGLSAGGAMTSVMLAAYPDLFSGGGVVAGLPYACATSMIDAYSCMNPGKDLTPKQWGDKVRAASTGSRSPVSVWHGTADYTVAPMNLRELSEQWTDVGAAVDTHAVTGMGHGQPIAPGSGCGQAGPYLLDVGVCAAAELAAKWRLGEDGVQ, from the coding sequence ATGCGAAAACTCCTCATCGGCGCGGTGGTTTCGACATTGGCCCTTCTCTTCGCGACTCCGGCACAGGCGGCGACGATCCGCCCGGTGACCGGGTTCGGGAGCAATCCCGGTGCTTTGCAGATGTTCGAATACGTTCCCGACGGGCTGCCGTCCGGACGTCCGGCGGTGGTCGTGCTGCACGGCTGCACTCAGGACGCCGCCGTGTACGCGCGTGGCTCCGGCTGGGTCGGGCTCGCGGACAAGTTGCGATTCAAACTCGTTCTGCCGCAACAGGTTTCGGCGAACAACTTCAACAAATGCTTCAACTGGTTCCAGGCGGGCGACATCAAACGCGGATCCGGTGAGGCCGAATCGATCGCGCAGATGGCGCGGTTCTCGGCCGGGAGCCGGACGTACGTGACCGGTTTGTCGGCGGGCGGCGCGATGACGTCGGTGATGCTGGCGGCGTATCCGGACCTGTTCTCGGGCGGTGGTGTCGTGGCGGGACTGCCCTACGCCTGCGCGACCTCGATGATCGACGCGTACTCCTGCATGAATCCCGGCAAGGATCTGACCCCGAAGCAGTGGGGCGACAAGGTTCGGGCCGCGAGTACGGGTTCGCGGTCGCCGGTCAGCGTGTGGCACGGCACCGCGGATTACACGGTCGCTCCGATGAACCTGCGTGAGCTTTCCGAGCAGTGGACGGATGTCGGCGCCGCCGTCGACACGCACGCCGTCACCGGGATGGGACACGGTCAGCCGATCGCGCCAGGGTCCGGTTGCGGGCAGGCGGGGCCGTATCTGCTCGACGTCGGCGTGTGCGCCGCTGCGGAACTCGCGGCGAAGTGGCGGCTAGGCGAGGACGGCGTCCAGTAG